One Rossellomorea aquimaris DNA window includes the following coding sequences:
- a CDS encoding HPr family phosphocarrier protein, whose translation MVEKQVEVKLKTGLQARPAALFVQEANRFSSEIFLEKDGKKVNAKSIMGLMSLAISTGTSITLVADGSDEEEALVALEGFVQKEA comes from the coding sequence ATGGTGGAAAAACAAGTAGAAGTGAAATTGAAGACAGGTCTTCAAGCACGACCGGCCGCATTATTCGTACAGGAGGCAAACCGCTTCTCATCTGAAATCTTCTTGGAAAAGGATGGGAAGAAGGTAAATGCGAAAAGCATCATGGGCTTAATGAGTTTAGCTATTTCCACGGGTACTTCCATTACGCTGGTAGCGGACGGAAGCGACGAAGAAGAAGCACTCGTTGCCCTCGAAGGATTCGTTCAAAAAGAAGCATAA
- a CDS encoding glycosyltransferase produces the protein MNVTAEWGGILMSVGWFILIYMVLVISFYTILLVISLFHLRKTYGLDDWEPYEELLHLHQTKPVSILVPAYNESVGIMATVRSLLSIEYPEYEIIIINDGSTDDSMEKLVESFQLVKIKWVIREQLHTQPVKGVYQSRLYKNLLVIDKENGGKADALNAGINVSNYPYFCSIDGDSVLERTAFLKVMKPIVESDGEVIASGGSIRIANGCEIESGEIVKVGLSRSPLVVMQVIEYLRAFLMGRIGLSRHNLLLIVSGAFGVFSKRWVVDAGGYSHTVGEDMELVVRLHRYVKEQKADKRIVYVPDPVSWTEAPESLKYLRRQRSRWHRGLFESLWIHRRLLFNPKYGSIGMVSMPYFLIIEFFGPVVELMGYVIMILSLFLGGIYLEFAILLFFLSILYGSILSMAAVLLEEWSVRKYPKASDIGRLFAYSLTETLWYRPLTVLWRCEGILDVIRKKRGWGEMARKGVSK, from the coding sequence ATGAATGTAACAGCAGAGTGGGGAGGAATCCTGATGTCTGTTGGGTGGTTTATTCTCATTTATATGGTTCTTGTCATCTCTTTTTATACGATTCTCCTCGTGATTTCCCTTTTTCACTTAAGGAAAACCTATGGACTGGATGATTGGGAGCCGTACGAAGAGCTCTTACATCTCCATCAAACGAAGCCGGTTTCCATACTGGTCCCTGCTTACAATGAATCAGTCGGCATTATGGCCACGGTAAGGTCATTGCTCAGTATTGAATACCCTGAATACGAAATCATTATCATCAACGATGGTTCAACGGATGATTCCATGGAGAAACTCGTGGAATCCTTTCAATTGGTGAAGATCAAATGGGTCATCCGAGAGCAGCTGCATACACAGCCGGTTAAGGGCGTTTACCAATCCAGACTGTACAAGAATTTACTGGTGATCGATAAGGAGAACGGAGGCAAGGCAGATGCTTTGAATGCCGGGATCAATGTATCAAATTATCCTTATTTCTGTTCCATAGATGGGGACTCGGTTCTGGAGCGGACGGCGTTCCTGAAAGTGATGAAACCGATCGTCGAATCCGACGGCGAGGTTATTGCATCCGGGGGAAGTATTCGAATCGCCAACGGATGCGAAATCGAAAGTGGAGAAATTGTTAAGGTGGGTCTGTCCAGGTCCCCTCTTGTCGTGATGCAGGTAATCGAGTACTTAAGGGCCTTTCTTATGGGAAGAATCGGCTTGAGCCGGCACAACCTTCTTCTGATCGTATCAGGTGCGTTCGGGGTATTCTCGAAACGCTGGGTCGTGGACGCGGGAGGATACTCCCATACAGTAGGGGAAGATATGGAACTCGTTGTCAGACTCCACCGGTATGTGAAGGAACAGAAAGCAGATAAAAGAATCGTGTATGTACCGGATCCTGTGAGCTGGACGGAAGCACCGGAATCTCTGAAATATTTGCGGCGTCAACGAAGCAGATGGCATAGAGGATTGTTTGAAAGCCTTTGGATTCATCGCCGCCTTCTGTTCAACCCCAAGTATGGTTCGATCGGGATGGTTTCCATGCCGTATTTTTTGATCATAGAATTTTTTGGCCCGGTTGTAGAATTGATGGGATATGTGATTATGATTCTATCTCTATTTCTCGGCGGGATTTATCTGGAATTTGCGATACTATTATTCTTCCTCTCGATCCTGTATGGATCGATCCTCTCCATGGCCGCCGTGCTCCTGGAAGAATGGTCCGTCCGAAAGTATCCGAAAGCATCCGATATCGGAAGGCTTTTCGCCTATTCATTAACCGAGACATTATGGTACCGTCCATTGACCGTTTTATGGCGTTGTGAAGGAATACTTGACGTGATACGCAAAAAAAGGGGCTGGGGAGAAATGGCGAGAAAAGGAGTGTCAAAATGA
- a CDS encoding response regulator: MARILIAEDEEVLRMLMVDTLEDEGHELHEAADGQEAINQIMENDYDLILLDYMMPLFTGLEVIEKVRNAPEKSDVKIMMVSAKSQQSDKDLVLKSGADYFIAKPYSPLELVQRIEDILNEEN, from the coding sequence ATGGCGAGAATATTAATTGCTGAAGATGAAGAAGTGCTTCGGATGTTAATGGTAGATACACTGGAAGATGAAGGTCATGAGCTGCATGAAGCCGCCGATGGTCAGGAAGCCATTAATCAAATTATGGAGAATGACTACGACCTCATTCTTCTAGACTACATGATGCCTCTTTTTACAGGCCTGGAAGTGATTGAAAAAGTAAGAAACGCACCTGAAAAGAGTGATGTGAAAATCATGATGGTGTCGGCTAAGAGTCAGCAATCAGATAAGGATCTTGTATTGAAGTCGGGAGCGGATTACTTCATTGCAAAGCCTTACAGTCCACTTGAACTGGTTCAGCGGATTGAGGACATTTTGAATGAAGAGAATTAA
- the whiA gene encoding DNA-binding protein WhiA yields MSFASETKKELTNIEVKDCCANAELSALIRMNGSLSFSNQMLVVNIQTENAAIARRIYTLIKKGYDTPVELLVRKKMRLKKNNVYIVRIKEDTKKILEELKILGENFTFIHNISEDLIKKKCCRRSYLRGAFLAGGSVNNPETSSYHLEIFSLYSEHNDALSELMNSFGLNSKTLERKKGFITYLKEAEKITEFLNIIGAHNALLRFEDVRIVRDMRNSVNRLVNCETANLNKTIGAALRQVENIKFIERHVGLQILPDKLREIAELRVNYQDVTLKELGEMVSGGTISKSGINHRLRKIDQLAEKLRAGEKMQ; encoded by the coding sequence ATGTCGTTTGCGTCCGAAACAAAAAAAGAACTGACCAATATTGAAGTAAAGGATTGCTGCGCGAATGCAGAATTATCCGCATTGATCCGAATGAATGGCTCGTTGTCATTCTCAAATCAAATGCTGGTCGTCAATATTCAAACCGAAAACGCCGCCATTGCCAGAAGAATCTATACATTGATCAAAAAGGGGTACGACACCCCGGTAGAGCTTCTGGTACGAAAAAAGATGCGGCTGAAGAAAAACAATGTCTACATTGTTCGAATCAAAGAAGATACTAAGAAGATTCTTGAGGAACTGAAAATCCTGGGTGAAAATTTCACCTTTATCCATAATATATCGGAAGACTTGATCAAGAAGAAATGCTGCAGACGTTCATATTTGAGGGGAGCGTTCCTTGCAGGTGGTTCGGTTAACAACCCTGAAACCTCATCGTATCATTTAGAAATCTTTTCTCTTTATTCTGAACACAACGATGCGTTGTCCGAGCTGATGAATTCCTTCGGGTTGAATAGTAAAACCCTTGAACGAAAAAAAGGCTTCATAACGTATTTGAAGGAAGCAGAGAAAATCACAGAGTTCTTGAATATCATCGGGGCTCACAATGCCCTCCTGCGATTTGAGGATGTGCGGATTGTCAGGGATATGAGAAATTCCGTTAACCGTCTTGTGAACTGTGAGACGGCTAACCTGAATAAAACCATCGGTGCGGCCTTAAGACAGGTCGAAAACATTAAGTTTATTGAAAGGCATGTAGGCTTACAAATATTACCCGATAAACTAAGGGAGATAGCAGAATTACGGGTGAATTATCAAGATGTCACGTTGAAAGAACTAGGGGAAATGGTGTCAGGCGGCACCATCAGTAAATCAGGGATTAATCACCGCTTACGTAAAATTGACCAGCTTGCTGAGAAACTCAGAGCGGGAGAAAAGATGCAATAA
- a CDS encoding 8-oxo-dGTP diphosphatase codes for MQRVTNCLYLDGDKVLLLQKPRRNWWVAPGGKMESGESIRDAVIREYREETGIYLKNPDLKGVFTFIIKEGDQIKSEWMMFSFFATEADGVNLQESEEGKIKWHPIEDIKDLPMAEGDYHILDYLLHGKNTIYGTFTYTPDFKLLSYRLDPS; via the coding sequence GTGCAACGTGTCACAAATTGTTTATATCTGGATGGAGACAAGGTACTCCTTCTCCAAAAGCCAAGAAGGAATTGGTGGGTCGCTCCAGGTGGGAAAATGGAGTCCGGCGAATCAATCCGGGATGCTGTCATTCGTGAGTATCGTGAGGAAACGGGCATCTATTTAAAGAATCCTGATTTGAAAGGTGTCTTTACGTTCATTATTAAAGAAGGCGATCAGATTAAATCAGAGTGGATGATGTTTTCTTTCTTTGCAACCGAAGCGGATGGGGTCAACCTTCAGGAATCTGAAGAAGGTAAGATTAAATGGCATCCGATTGAGGATATTAAGGACCTTCCGATGGCTGAAGGAGATTATCATATTCTGGACTACCTCTTACACGGAAAGAATACGATTTATGGAACGTTTACCTATACTCCTGATTTTAAGTTATTGTCTTATCGATTAGATCCAAGTTGA
- a CDS encoding diguanylate cyclase, giving the protein MEKYTKHFFNNIRKKLEEWEAAEAIPHEDVYRFIHSMAGSASILGLHKMGDHARGLMDQYKEKEERTWTIAEVKEELFDIIQFCYNYEEESVEVFPGKQSRAGEEPVVLIIDDDTSFLMYMKEELEKVGWYVVPIANPEKAIMSYYDVRPDCAIIDIYMNGTNGFEVLDFFKKKLKQQFIPTVMVSVDDCKEVRMKCYQMGADDFIPKPFDLDEFIVRVERQMERKKQMEELVLIDELTLVYNRKYLSQAYAQIQSDWSRTGDSYCVAVLDIDHFKGVNDRYGHLVGDGVLKEFASQLKSKTRIQDIVFRFGGEEFVILFPNTSLKEACSFVDEIREGFSQYVFQVDPSFSCTFSAGVAEISDPMKPFDTWLKLADNALYEAKSSGRNLVKMDSKASEHTPHKRIKIAIVDDDPIIRTVMKDIVTKLPSEQHIQYDIQTFKDGAAFIGSDWHREVPCLVILDGVMPKMDGLEVLEQLRKKNDSDRYKVLMLTSRKSERDISRSLQLGADDYMTKPFKLLELEARLGQMLKRMR; this is encoded by the coding sequence ATGGAGAAATACACAAAGCATTTTTTTAATAATATTCGAAAAAAGTTAGAAGAATGGGAGGCTGCCGAAGCCATCCCCCATGAAGATGTTTACCGGTTCATCCATTCCATGGCGGGCTCGGCCTCGATTCTTGGATTACATAAAATGGGAGATCATGCCCGGGGATTGATGGATCAGTACAAAGAAAAAGAAGAGCGGACGTGGACGATTGCAGAAGTGAAGGAGGAGCTCTTCGACATTATCCAATTCTGTTATAACTATGAGGAGGAATCCGTTGAGGTATTCCCCGGCAAACAAAGTCGAGCAGGGGAAGAGCCTGTCGTACTTATTATCGATGATGATACATCCTTCCTCATGTATATGAAAGAAGAGCTGGAGAAAGTCGGATGGTATGTGGTCCCGATTGCCAACCCGGAAAAGGCCATCATGTCTTATTACGATGTAAGGCCGGACTGTGCCATTATCGATATCTATATGAACGGGACGAATGGATTTGAGGTGCTGGACTTTTTTAAGAAGAAGTTAAAGCAGCAGTTTATTCCAACGGTCATGGTGAGCGTGGATGATTGCAAGGAAGTCCGGATGAAGTGCTATCAGATGGGGGCGGATGATTTTATCCCTAAGCCTTTCGATCTGGATGAGTTTATTGTGCGGGTGGAAAGACAGATGGAGCGAAAGAAGCAAATGGAAGAGCTCGTGTTGATCGATGAATTGACCCTTGTTTATAATCGCAAATACCTTAGCCAGGCGTATGCCCAGATTCAGAGTGACTGGTCTCGTACAGGGGATTCATATTGTGTGGCCGTTCTCGATATTGATCATTTCAAAGGTGTGAATGACCGTTACGGACATCTTGTAGGGGATGGGGTGCTGAAGGAGTTCGCTTCACAATTAAAGTCCAAAACCAGAATTCAGGACATCGTTTTTCGCTTTGGAGGGGAAGAATTTGTCATCTTATTTCCTAATACATCCCTTAAAGAAGCCTGCTCGTTTGTAGATGAAATACGTGAAGGGTTCAGTCAATATGTGTTTCAGGTGGATCCGTCCTTCTCCTGCACATTTTCGGCAGGCGTGGCAGAAATTTCAGATCCGATGAAACCGTTTGATACGTGGCTGAAGCTTGCAGATAATGCACTTTATGAAGCGAAAAGCAGTGGCAGGAACCTTGTGAAAATGGACAGTAAAGCAAGTGAACATACTCCCCATAAACGTATTAAAATCGCCATCGTAGATGATGATCCCATCATCCGGACGGTGATGAAGGATATTGTGACGAAGCTGCCTTCTGAACAGCATATTCAGTACGATATCCAGACGTTTAAAGATGGTGCAGCATTTATAGGGTCCGACTGGCATAGGGAAGTTCCTTGTCTTGTGATTTTGGATGGGGTCATGCCGAAGATGGATGGCCTGGAAGTACTGGAGCAGCTCCGTAAGAAAAATGATTCAGATCGTTACAAAGTGTTGATGCTTACTTCAAGGAAGAGTGAAAGGGACATCTCGAGATCACTCCAGCTTGGTGCGGATGATTATATGACCAAACCTTTTAAACTTCTTGAGCTTGAGGCACGTTTAGGACAAATGCTGAAAAGGATGAGATAG
- the rapZ gene encoding RNase adapter RapZ translates to MSTGSTNDVQLVIITGMSGAGKTVAIQSFEDLGFFCVDNLPPTLLPKFLELMKESGNKMNKVALVMDLRGREFFDHLFKALDELAETSWVTPQVLYLDADDSSLVRRYKETRRSHPLAPSGLPLEGIRQERELLEELKGRAQLIYTTSTMKPRELREKILTEFSVNKKTIFTVNVVSFGFKHGIPIDADLVFDVRFLPNPHYIDHMRPKTGLDEEVSTYVLKWNETNKFIEKVTDLLSFMLPQYKREGKSQLVVAIGCTGGQHRSVALAEYLGHHFEKDYQTKISHRDIQKRKGLTT, encoded by the coding sequence ATGAGTACAGGTTCTACAAACGATGTTCAATTAGTAATCATAACAGGGATGTCCGGAGCTGGTAAGACGGTTGCCATTCAGAGCTTCGAGGATTTAGGATTCTTCTGTGTGGACAATCTGCCGCCGACTCTTCTGCCAAAATTTTTGGAACTGATGAAAGAGTCCGGTAATAAAATGAATAAGGTCGCCCTTGTGATGGACCTTAGGGGAAGGGAATTCTTTGATCATCTATTTAAAGCACTGGATGAATTAGCGGAAACCTCCTGGGTGACACCGCAGGTTTTATATCTTGATGCAGATGATTCTTCTCTTGTCAGACGATACAAGGAAACGCGCCGTTCTCATCCTCTCGCTCCTTCAGGTTTGCCTCTTGAAGGGATTCGTCAAGAGAGGGAGCTCCTTGAAGAACTAAAAGGACGTGCGCAGTTAATATATACTACTTCAACCATGAAGCCAAGAGAGCTTCGGGAAAAGATTCTAACGGAATTCTCGGTGAACAAAAAGACGATTTTCACGGTGAATGTCGTGTCTTTCGGTTTCAAGCACGGGATCCCGATCGATGCCGATTTGGTGTTTGATGTACGCTTCCTGCCAAATCCTCACTATATCGATCATATGAGACCGAAAACGGGATTGGATGAAGAAGTGTCCACCTACGTATTGAAATGGAATGAAACGAATAAATTCATCGAGAAAGTAACCGATTTACTGTCGTTCATGCTTCCTCAATACAAGCGGGAAGGAAAGAGCCAGCTTGTGGTAGCGATAGGATGCACAGGCGGGCAGCATCGATCGGTTGCATTAGCAGAGTATCTTGGCCATCATTTTGAAAAAGACTATCAAACGAAAATTTCTCATCGGGATATTCAGAAGAGAAAGGGTCTAACAACATGA
- a CDS encoding ATP-binding protein, protein MKRIKEFFQTSLRNQFIGLMGSFIVIFFIGAACLFLYDWYITDEYQTSRDQLNKKEDLAEQLVREFQQAFFDTRGYFAFGRPELKKSIFDQEREIKKSINDLKESISTAETEDQLFLRDVEEFSTLYFEEMVVKAISDYDNGNIDAVKNTSADGATARIETFQRQLLTYADSIESNKRKAYEDLKRKESFSQTAFIVFVFLMLLVLMRLMRMIAKQIGHPLNQVASAAEQIADNEAYQQWSFENRRKDEIGKMSRAFEKMIYKIQEKEEHLLAQNEELIAQQDELESQQSELEHLLIMTENREKQLQHRNEFIHGISNSLNKQEVLDSIVKSMCHVMDASRGMIVLVDEVKTHAAFGISEQGAQQFLAYIDNGLHQRLFAAKKPFSIKRELIMSEKGYHEETLYSYDLFIPILSAQHEVEAIMVLSRFGEDYTEQEYEVYQSLAKQISLSLQKIYLFEESEKNRYLTQDILNNIQEGIQLVDNEGNSLLMNKKYSEILDQETDGIQQACFETWKQTFLGQVENKDEVNEYFEMIVKGRKKGKHLLTYHQKEGNEVYQVYSESLYRGAEQVGTIFVHRDITKEFEVDQMKSEFVSTVSHELRTPLSSVLGFTELMLTKDLKPERTKKYLTTIYQEAKRLTSLINDFLDVQRMESGRQTFEKKFEDVIPVIQHVIDTQKVNAPLHSFNVARETDCTIVLGDKDKLSQAFTNLISNAIKYSPDGGTVTIYLREEEDSILIDIRDEGLGIPNEAIPNLFTKFYRVDNSDRRRIGGTGLGLTIVKEIIETHDGEITVSSEEGKGSVFTIRLPLVTIQTFKEDEHCGNGMNIIVIEDDINLASLLKAELSDSGFKVQHTPSGNEALKEMKESKPDAVVLDIMLQGNMSGWDVLENIKSDHHLAQVPIIISSALDEKEKGLTLGANDYLVKPYHPSKLSKTILHLLLKKGMNGEILVPVEEETFEKE, encoded by the coding sequence ATGAAGAGAATTAAAGAGTTCTTTCAAACAAGCTTACGGAATCAGTTCATCGGATTAATGGGCAGCTTCATTGTAATCTTCTTCATAGGGGCGGCCTGCTTGTTCCTGTATGACTGGTATATTACGGATGAATACCAGACTTCCAGGGATCAACTGAATAAAAAAGAAGACTTAGCAGAACAATTGGTGAGGGAGTTTCAACAAGCATTCTTTGATACACGGGGATACTTTGCATTTGGGAGACCGGAGCTGAAGAAAAGTATTTTTGATCAGGAAAGAGAAATAAAAAAATCAATAAACGACTTGAAAGAGTCAATTTCAACTGCAGAGACTGAAGATCAACTATTTCTAAGGGATGTCGAGGAGTTCTCTACTTTGTACTTTGAGGAAATGGTTGTGAAAGCAATATCCGATTATGACAATGGAAATATTGATGCAGTGAAAAATACTTCGGCTGATGGGGCAACAGCCAGGATAGAAACTTTTCAACGGCAACTTCTTACGTACGCTGACTCAATAGAATCCAATAAACGAAAAGCCTATGAAGACTTGAAGAGAAAAGAATCCTTCAGCCAGACGGCGTTTATCGTCTTTGTCTTTCTTATGCTTCTTGTGCTCATGCGTTTGATGAGAATGATCGCGAAACAAATCGGTCATCCCCTAAATCAGGTGGCATCTGCTGCTGAACAAATTGCCGACAATGAAGCCTATCAGCAATGGTCTTTTGAAAATAGACGGAAAGATGAAATCGGCAAGATGTCACGGGCATTTGAAAAAATGATTTATAAAATCCAGGAAAAGGAAGAGCATCTCCTTGCCCAAAATGAAGAGTTGATTGCCCAACAGGATGAATTAGAATCTCAACAATCGGAACTAGAACATTTACTCATAATGACGGAAAATCGAGAAAAGCAGCTTCAGCACCGGAATGAATTCATCCATGGGATTTCAAATTCCCTAAATAAACAAGAAGTACTCGACAGCATTGTAAAAAGTATGTGCCATGTCATGGATGCCTCCCGGGGAATGATCGTACTCGTTGACGAAGTTAAAACCCATGCAGCCTTCGGGATCTCGGAGCAGGGGGCACAACAATTTTTGGCGTATATCGATAATGGTCTTCACCAGCGCCTCTTTGCAGCGAAGAAGCCTTTCTCCATTAAGCGGGAGTTGATTATGTCAGAAAAGGGCTATCATGAAGAAACGCTCTATTCCTATGATTTATTTATACCGATCCTATCTGCTCAACATGAAGTGGAAGCCATTATGGTGCTGAGTCGATTTGGGGAAGATTACACAGAACAGGAATATGAAGTGTATCAAAGCTTGGCTAAACAGATCTCATTGTCTCTACAGAAAATCTATCTCTTTGAAGAGTCTGAAAAGAACCGTTATTTGACACAGGACATTCTTAACAATATTCAAGAAGGAATTCAGCTTGTTGATAACGAGGGTAACAGCTTATTGATGAATAAAAAATATTCCGAGATCCTCGACCAGGAAACCGATGGCATTCAACAAGCCTGCTTTGAAACATGGAAACAAACCTTCCTTGGTCAAGTAGAGAATAAAGATGAGGTCAATGAATACTTTGAAATGATCGTGAAGGGCCGTAAAAAAGGGAAGCATCTCCTCACCTATCATCAAAAAGAGGGTAATGAAGTATATCAAGTGTACTCGGAATCCCTTTACCGTGGAGCAGAACAGGTAGGTACAATCTTTGTACATCGGGACATTACGAAAGAATTCGAAGTCGATCAAATGAAATCAGAATTCGTCAGCACTGTCAGTCACGAGCTGCGTACACCTCTATCCAGTGTGTTGGGCTTTACAGAATTAATGCTGACGAAAGACTTGAAGCCGGAAAGAACGAAAAAATATTTAACGACAATCTATCAAGAAGCGAAGCGTCTAACGTCACTTATCAATGATTTCCTGGATGTCCAGCGTATGGAGTCCGGCCGCCAAACCTTTGAAAAAAAATTCGAGGATGTCATTCCAGTCATCCAGCATGTGATCGATACCCAAAAGGTCAATGCCCCTCTTCATTCTTTTAATGTAGCGAGGGAGACCGATTGTACGATTGTTCTTGGGGATAAAGACAAATTGTCACAGGCATTCACCAATCTGATCAGTAATGCCATCAAGTATTCTCCTGATGGGGGTACCGTTACGATCTATTTGCGGGAAGAAGAAGATAGTATTCTCATAGATATAAGAGATGAAGGGCTCGGCATACCAAATGAGGCGATTCCAAACTTATTCACCAAATTTTATCGTGTCGACAATTCTGATCGCAGAAGAATAGGAGGCACGGGCTTAGGTCTTACAATTGTGAAAGAAATCATCGAGACCCATGATGGGGAAATCACTGTCTCATCAGAGGAGGGGAAAGGAAGCGTGTTTACCATCCGCTTACCTCTTGTGACCATCCAAACCTTTAAAGAGGATGAACACTGCGGGAATGGGATGAATATTATCGTCATTGAAGACGATATCAATCTTGCATCCTTACTGAAAGCAGAGCTATCGGACAGTGGTTTCAAGGTGCAGCACACCCCGTCAGGAAATGAGGCCTTGAAAGAAATGAAGGAATCGAAGCCTGATGCCGTTGTCCTCGATATTATGCTTCAAGGGAATATGTCGGGCTGGGATGTACTTGAAAATATTAAATCGGACCATCATCTTGCGCAAGTGCCGATTATTATATCCTCCGCGTTAGATGAAAAAGAAAAAGGCCTCACTCTGGGAGCCAATGATTATTTAGTGAAACCATATCACCCTAGTAAGCTATCCAAAACGATCTTACATCTGTTGTTGAAAAAAGGGATGAACGGTGAGATTTTAGTTCCGGTTGAGGAGGAAACGTTTGAAAAAGAGTAA
- a CDS encoding YvcK family protein, with translation MTHTPKVVVIGGGTGLPVLLRGLKRHPIDISAIVTVADDGGSSGRLRDSLDIPPPGDIRNVLAALSEVEPLVEQMFQHRFETTNELSGHALGNLIIAALASITGDFVHAIQEMSRVLNVKGKVLPSANQSVILKAEMEDGTIVTGESTIPKAGKKIKRVFLEPDSIKPLGETLRAIKEADLIVMGPGSLYTSILPNLLVPGIGDAVCRAKAKKMYICNIMTQAGETLDYSASDHVKALYDHLETPSIDYILVNKKQVPDEVQARYNEEQASPVHFDVDKLKAMGLEVIAEEILSYDNHLVRHNTEKVADIIYSYLEKSTS, from the coding sequence ATGACACATACACCCAAGGTCGTCGTGATCGGAGGAGGAACGGGCTTACCTGTCCTTCTTCGGGGATTGAAACGGCACCCTATTGATATATCGGCCATTGTCACTGTCGCTGATGACGGTGGCAGTTCCGGTCGTTTGCGTGACAGCCTGGATATTCCTCCCCCGGGAGATATACGAAATGTCCTTGCTGCTCTTTCAGAAGTGGAGCCACTGGTGGAACAAATGTTTCAACATCGTTTTGAAACAACGAATGAACTTTCCGGTCATGCTTTAGGAAACTTGATTATTGCAGCCCTTGCTTCCATTACAGGTGATTTTGTCCATGCGATTCAGGAAATGAGCAGAGTATTGAATGTGAAGGGGAAGGTCTTACCTTCGGCGAATCAAAGTGTCATCTTAAAGGCGGAGATGGAGGATGGAACGATTGTCACGGGAGAATCAACCATTCCGAAAGCCGGGAAGAAGATCAAACGTGTCTTCTTAGAGCCGGATAGCATCAAGCCACTGGGTGAAACCTTGCGGGCCATCAAGGAAGCCGACTTAATTGTGATGGGTCCGGGAAGCCTATATACTAGTATTTTACCGAATCTTCTTGTTCCTGGAATTGGCGATGCCGTATGCAGGGCGAAAGCGAAGAAAATGTATATCTGCAACATCATGACCCAGGCAGGGGAAACACTGGACTATTCAGCGAGTGACCATGTAAAGGCATTATATGATCACTTGGAAACGCCAAGTATTGATTATATCCTGGTCAACAAAAAGCAGGTACCCGATGAGGTGCAGGCCAGATACAATGAAGAACAAGCGAGTCCCGTCCACTTTGATGTGGATAAATTGAAGGCCATGGGCTTAGAAGTGATTGCAGAAGAGATTCTCTCCTATGACAACCATCTTGTTCGTCATAACACTGAGAAGGTCGCTGATATCATATATTCTTATCTTGAAAAATCAACCAGCTAA
- a CDS encoding HEAT repeat domain-containing protein: MLIKKIIDNKNRVLIEQYKEEYQLALFQFLHEGVKNESLNDRSPLQIRALVELLAGFSKMFASDDIQERLQGFAEEHFQTFIFSQLRHSRWSIRMNALYWIQDFKMKSMVEPLRELHASKNVSKAEEIQLLKIAVMFEEEDLVARLIEPKHKLTEFEYSLLLHTLRKEQFGPLVHVFEELPEVMRFALIDSIGARNRMEHVPFLQRLLEDGSTELKVRALKAVVGMEFYLDVERLSVHLRADSWQERLMAIKACEYIRSQQLTPYLTELMSDPSFYVRSQAAQSLLRLENGKDVLREIAVHAEDGYARDMAEQWLERGAVS; the protein is encoded by the coding sequence TTGTTGATAAAGAAAATAATAGATAATAAGAATCGGGTGCTTATAGAGCAGTATAAAGAAGAATATCAGTTAGCACTCTTTCAATTTCTGCATGAAGGGGTCAAGAATGAAAGTTTAAATGATCGCTCCCCCTTGCAGATCAGGGCCTTAGTGGAGTTACTGGCAGGCTTTTCAAAAATGTTTGCCTCTGATGATATTCAAGAACGATTACAAGGGTTTGCAGAAGAACACTTTCAAACGTTTATTTTTTCTCAGCTTAGGCACAGCAGATGGAGTATCAGGATGAATGCCCTCTATTGGATACAGGATTTTAAGATGAAGAGTATGGTAGAACCTTTGAGGGAGCTTCACGCTTCAAAAAATGTAAGTAAGGCGGAAGAGATCCAACTTTTAAAAATAGCTGTGATGTTTGAGGAAGAAGATTTGGTCGCACGATTAATAGAGCCGAAGCATAAGCTGACGGAGTTTGAATACAGTCTTTTGCTTCACACTTTAAGGAAGGAACAGTTCGGGCCATTGGTTCATGTTTTTGAAGAACTGCCTGAGGTGATGAGGTTTGCCCTTATCGATTCGATCGGGGCAAGGAACAGAATGGAGCACGTACCTTTCCTTCAGAGATTATTGGAAGACGGCTCCACGGAACTAAAGGTCCGCGCTTTGAAGGCAGTGGTAGGCATGGAGTTTTATCTTGATGTTGAGAGACTTTCAGTTCACCTGCGTGCAGATTCATGGCAGGAGCGGCTGATGGCCATTAAGGCGTGTGAGTACATCCGTTCCCAGCAATTGACTCCTTATTTAACGGAGCTTATGAGTGACCCGTCCTTTTACGTACGTTCTCAAGCGGCTCAATCACTCTTGCGCCTGGAAAACGGAAAAGATGTGTTAAGGGAAATTGCTGTTCATGCAGAAGATGGATATGCCAGAGATATGGCAGAGCAATGGTTGGAAAGGGGGGCGGTTTCATGA